The following coding sequences lie in one Miscanthus floridulus cultivar M001 chromosome 9, ASM1932011v1, whole genome shotgun sequence genomic window:
- the LOC136481513 gene encoding uncharacterized protein, with product MERIIAAVFLLLFSCQAAAAAGAARVRRPPTLARHYVSSWARRHSHHVTAAGDDGGVSLPPTVQYETRRYTQRLDHFNSLPASYATFQQRYLINDTFWGGPTAPIFLYAGNEADIDLFTNNTGFMWEAAPRFRAMLVFVEHRYYGESLPFGGTREAAFRDAATKGYLTVAQALADYASFVLSLKANLSAPAAPVLVFGGSYGGMLAAWMRLKYPHVVMGAVASSAPILSFYGIVDPYAFYDRITDDFKSESKNCYDVLRKSWDVLYNALATKEGQALLRRTFNMCKGSSVQDIPSLLDNAVAEAAMTDYPTASGFLTALPAYPVRSMCRAIDDRQAAAAASSSGSGDGNDGNSTTALLLLSQQVRDAMNVYYNHTGAASCFGAAEDDDPYGFYDGWNWQSCTEVMMMAYGVRDGSVLPPSPFNFTDFVDDCRKDTGLPPRPFWIETEFGGYDIANVMKKSASNIIFFNGLRDPWSTGGVLKSISDSIIALVEPKGAHHVDLRFSSKDDPEWLKQVRVKETRIIARWLKQYYSDEGIAT from the exons ATGGAGAGAATCATCGCCGCCGtctttcttctcctcttctcgtgccaagcagcagcagccgccggagCAGCTCGCGTCCGGCGGCCGCCGACGCTGGCGAGGCACTACGTTTCATCATGGGCGCGCCGCCACAGCCATCACGTGACGGCGGCGGGTGACGACGGCGGCGTGTCCCTACCGCCGACGGTGCAGTACGAGACGCGGCGGTACACGCAGCGGCTGGACCACTTCAACTCCTTACCGGCGAGCTACGCGACGTTCCAGCAGCGGTACCTGATCAACGACACGTTCTGGGGCGGCCCGACGGCGCCCATCTTCCTGTACGCCGGCAACGAGGCCGACATCGACCTGTTCACCAACAACACCGGGTTCATGTGGGAGGCGGCGCCGCGGTTCCGCGCCATGCTCGTCTTCGTGGAGCACCGCTACTACGGCGAGTCGCTGCCGTTCGGGGGCACCCGGGAGGCCGCGTTCCGGGACGCCGCCACCAAGGGCTACCTCACCGTCGCGCAGGCGCTCGCCGACTACGCCTCGTTCGTGCTCAGCCTCAAGGCCAACCTCAGCGCGCCCGCGGCGCCCGTCCTCGTATTCGGCGGATCCTACGGCGGCATGCTGGCGGCGTGGATGCGCCTCAAGTACCCGCATGTTGTCATGGGCGCCGTCGCGTCGTCCGCGCCAATCCTCAGCTTCTATGGCATCGTGGATCCCTACGCGTTCTACGACCGCATCACCGACGACTTCAAG AGCGAGAGCAAGAACTGCTACGACGTGCTTCGGAAGTCGTGGGACGTTCTCTACAATGCGCTCGCAACCAAGGAAGGCCAGGCACTGCTGAGACGTACATTCAACATGTGCAA GGGCAGCAGCGTGCAGGACATCCCGTCTCTGCTGGACAACGCGGTGGCCGAAGCGGCCATGACGGACTACCCGACGGCATCGGGGTTCCTGACGGCGCTGCCGGCGTACCCCGTCCGCTCGATGTGCCGCGCCATCGACGACCGccaggcggcggcagcggcgtcgAGCTCCGGCTCCGGCGACGGAAACGACGGCAACAGCACCACCGCCCTGCTGCTGCTGTCCCAGCAGGTCCGGGACGCCATGAACGTCTACTACAACCACACGGGCGCGGCGTCGTGCTTCGGCGCGGCGGAGGACGACGACCCCTACGGCTTCTACGACGGATGGAACTGGCAGTCGTGCACGGaggtgatgatgatggcgtaCGGCGTCCGCGACGGCAGCGTGCTGCCGCCGTCGCCCTTCAACTTCACCGACTTCGTCGACGATTGCCGCAAAGACACCGGCCTGCCGCCGCGCCCGTTCTGGATCGAGACCGAGTTCGGCGGATAC GATATTGCGAATGTCATGAAGAAATCTGCTAGCAACATCATCTTCTTCAACGGGCTGCGCGATCCGTGGAGCACTGGAGG CGTGCTGAAGAGCATCTCTGACAGCATCATTGCGCTGGTGGAGCCCAAAG GGGCACACCACGTGGATTTGAGATTCTCGAGCAAGGATGACCCAGAGTGGCTGAAGCAGGTGCGGGTGAAGGAGACGAGGATCATAGCGCGCTGGCTCAAGCAATACTACAGTGACGAGGGCATTGCAACCTGA